Proteins co-encoded in one Glycine soja cultivar W05 unplaced genomic scaffold, ASM419377v2 tig00105329_1_pilon, whole genome shotgun sequence genomic window:
- the LOC114404633 gene encoding uncharacterized protein LOC114404633, translating to MTTKEPIIRDNVSDFDDDEQQHDFDEHESESLVLYPLALEEGLEKLKEALQILNSPSPSSPTGFLRFQVALPPCPKTFTLFCSQPHSSSVFPLIYVSKNDADSKSLYVNLDDNIELDELESVSILSMTLAWDEFSFSTFQEAHYSLQDSLDQL from the exons ATGACTACTAAAGAACCCATAATAAGAGATAATGTTAGCGACTTCGATGATGATGAGCAacaacatgattttgatgaacaTG AGAGTGAGAGTTTGGTTTTATATCCGTTAGCATTGGAGGAGGGACTTGAGAAACTGAAGGAGGCTCTCCAAATCTTGaattctccttctccttcttccccAACTGGATTCCTTAGGTTTCAGGTGGCGCTCCCTCCCTGTCCTAAGACCTTCACTTTGTTTTGCTCCCAACCCCACTCCTCCTCGGTCTTTCCTCTCATTTATGTTTCCAAGAACGACGCCGACTCTAAATCACTCTATGTCAATTTGGATGATAAT ATTGAGTTAGATGAGCTGGAAAGTGTTTCCATTCTGTCAATGACCCTTGCATGGgatgaattttccttctctacTTTTCAAGAAGCCCATTATTCGCTTCAAGATTCTCTAGACCAG CTGTAG